Proteins encoded by one window of Desulfovibrio inopinatus DSM 10711:
- a CDS encoding NupC/NupG family nucleoside CNT transporter yields the protein MRGFLGLVFIIVVAWLFSENKRTPPWRIIVSGLALQFTIALLMLKAPGFEQIFLWLNNLVHALEDATRAGTSFVFGYIGGGPLPFSENAPGASFVLAFQALPLVLIVGALTSLLYYWRILPIVVRGFSFLLRRTMGIGGALGVGTAANIFLGMIEAPLLIKPYLKELTRSELFALMTVGMTCIAGTMLVLYASVLEPIIPNSMGQILTASVISAPAALLIAGVFVPENAVTTQGDVLPASPAQGPMDAIANGTWDGFQLFLNIIAMLIVFVALVKLANMLLAFAPDIAGGPITLERIFGFVLSPVVWLIGIPWAESQTAGSLMGTKIVLNEFIAYQDMANLPPEALGMKSRLIMTYAMCGFANFGSLGILIGGLGYLCPGRRHEIAELGMRSVLAGVLACLSTGAIVGIIL from the coding sequence ATGCGTGGCTTTCTCGGGCTTGTATTTATTATTGTCGTTGCTTGGCTATTCAGTGAAAACAAGCGTACGCCACCTTGGCGAATTATCGTATCCGGTCTTGCCCTACAATTTACCATTGCACTGCTCATGTTGAAGGCCCCAGGGTTCGAGCAGATTTTTCTTTGGCTCAACAATCTTGTTCACGCCCTGGAAGACGCGACTCGTGCAGGCACCTCTTTTGTCTTTGGCTACATCGGAGGCGGTCCTCTTCCGTTTTCAGAGAATGCTCCAGGGGCAAGTTTTGTCCTTGCATTTCAGGCCTTGCCCTTAGTCCTCATCGTTGGAGCATTGACCTCGCTTCTCTATTATTGGCGCATCTTGCCGATCGTGGTTCGTGGGTTTTCCTTTCTGCTTCGGAGAACAATGGGGATCGGCGGCGCGCTCGGTGTCGGTACGGCTGCAAATATATTTCTTGGCATGATTGAAGCACCGCTCTTGATTAAACCCTATCTCAAAGAACTCACCCGATCCGAACTTTTTGCGCTCATGACCGTCGGGATGACATGTATCGCAGGCACCATGCTCGTGCTCTATGCTTCCGTATTGGAACCGATCATTCCCAATTCCATGGGACAAATTCTCACGGCGTCGGTCATCAGCGCACCCGCAGCGCTGCTCATTGCCGGCGTCTTCGTTCCGGAGAATGCCGTCACGACCCAAGGTGATGTACTCCCGGCGTCTCCAGCACAAGGCCCCATGGATGCTATTGCCAATGGGACATGGGATGGTTTTCAACTTTTTCTCAATATTATTGCCATGCTCATCGTTTTCGTTGCGCTGGTCAAATTGGCCAATATGCTGCTCGCGTTTGCTCCAGACATTGCCGGGGGGCCGATCACATTGGAACGTATTTTCGGTTTTGTTCTCTCACCGGTAGTCTGGCTCATTGGTATCCCCTGGGCGGAATCCCAAACGGCAGGCTCACTCATGGGAACCAAAATCGTATTAAATGAATTTATTGCCTATCAAGACATGGCCAACTTACCTCCAGAAGCTCTGGGAATGAAAAGCCGCCTTATCATGACGTATGCCATGTGCGGCTTTGCCAACTTCGGCAGTCTTGGTATTCTTATTGGCGGGTTAGGTTATCTGTGTCCGGGTCGGCGTCACGAAATAGCGGAACTTGGGATGCGCAGTGTTTTGGCTGGCGTCTTGGCGTGCCTGTCGACCGGTGCTATTGTAGGTATTATTCTCTAA
- a CDS encoding type VI secretion system Vgr family protein: MLSEHRQQFHYTNRMNSLLFQEAIALSFFLIFFRGRVMQDNTTILASLHIEDAENALLDVIEFKGTDALSTPYEFHVLCASSDPGLASKGMIQRQATLRLSWAEWTNAYSGVLFSFKKMQTVETLTFYKATLVPRIKLLDLTQHNQIFLNKTLPQILEVVFEECNLKHYEFRLAAEYENMEYVCQYNETHFNFISRWMEHFGLYYFFEESEAGERLVITDSRIVHVPLGDGVFPYRQPSGMDDHEKLKSIFSFSHEEHIVPQRVMLKDYNPLHPDMELLAEAEVDPNGIGKTYHYGDHFQTLDQGQALARVRAEELLSGKTVCHGRSGCLPLRAGGLFTLSRHPDSSFNTAYLLVSVAHEGKPASPMTAGVEEVANLHGELGYRNQFEGRPGSRQFRPRQTATKTQISGVLNGKVDAETGDDYPELDSMGRYRVRLPFDLAGRPPGRASSWLRMAQPYAGNSYGMHFPLHKGTEVFIGFENADPDRPYISGAVHNGETQNFIKDSNSRLSGIKSSANNQLMFNETKGQECATLWSPYHNSGFAVGSVKEGGGGSLLQWTTGDNDCWVLGSSVEGVVGSYTQAVAGATNYIYAGSTSNIIGPFTVNLNFGQGFTYTKGSFVEFGDSTLDMSSTITHSAPTSVTISAGVPVEAEGILQSAKKAMYLMATAVAFASVGSIAATECFSTNGAWSQDGPASFLGGVAGGTSMYLGAGLAVEAANITNKICKDFNKAMSQTQAGSVVVNSSGVTATARNVPPSMDRKITLEVGTASIESVVSPKSSVVMNSTGVNISTSAVASMVIDGVNVDHPLQIKELTGDNTLSMGPTGITLDAGDSDLGISFSMNAVERKISASVSEGPSATFNEEAISLESTDKQSSVKVSNTSLTLKSPSVSVGGAIKVNEAGFVTIG; encoded by the coding sequence ATGCTATCTGAACACAGACAACAATTCCATTATACCAACAGGATGAACTCCCTGCTTTTTCAGGAAGCTATTGCGTTGTCGTTTTTTCTCATTTTTTTTCGGGGGCGAGTCATGCAGGATAATACAACGATTTTGGCTTCATTGCACATTGAAGACGCTGAAAATGCTTTGCTGGATGTTATTGAATTTAAGGGGACTGATGCGCTGTCTACTCCTTATGAATTTCATGTTTTATGTGCGTCGTCTGATCCTGGACTGGCTTCGAAAGGTATGATTCAACGCCAAGCAACCCTTCGTCTTTCTTGGGCAGAATGGACCAACGCCTATAGTGGGGTGCTTTTTTCATTCAAAAAAATGCAGACAGTCGAAACATTGACGTTCTATAAAGCAACCCTTGTTCCCAGAATAAAACTTCTTGATCTCACACAGCATAATCAGATCTTTCTCAATAAAACATTACCACAGATCCTTGAAGTCGTTTTCGAAGAATGCAATCTCAAACATTACGAATTTCGATTGGCGGCAGAGTACGAGAATATGGAGTATGTCTGTCAATATAATGAAACACACTTTAACTTTATTTCACGTTGGATGGAGCATTTTGGGCTTTATTATTTTTTTGAAGAGAGTGAAGCCGGTGAACGTCTTGTGATCACAGACTCACGTATTGTCCATGTTCCACTTGGAGATGGGGTTTTTCCCTATAGACAGCCCTCAGGCATGGATGATCATGAAAAATTGAAGTCTATTTTTTCTTTTTCTCATGAGGAACATATCGTTCCCCAACGTGTTATGTTAAAAGATTATAATCCGTTGCATCCTGATATGGAACTCCTCGCCGAAGCTGAAGTTGATCCAAATGGCATTGGAAAAACCTACCATTATGGTGATCATTTTCAAACGCTTGATCAAGGGCAAGCACTGGCTCGAGTTCGAGCTGAAGAGCTGTTATCTGGAAAAACTGTCTGTCATGGACGCAGTGGATGTTTGCCCTTGCGTGCTGGTGGGTTGTTTACATTATCCAGACATCCGGACTCCTCATTCAACACCGCGTATTTATTGGTGAGCGTTGCTCATGAAGGGAAACCCGCGTCTCCGATGACAGCTGGAGTGGAAGAGGTTGCAAATCTGCATGGTGAGCTTGGCTACCGGAATCAATTTGAGGGCCGTCCAGGTTCTCGGCAATTTCGACCGCGACAAACGGCAACGAAGACCCAAATTTCCGGTGTACTCAACGGTAAAGTGGATGCTGAAACCGGGGATGACTACCCTGAATTGGACTCCATGGGACGGTACAGAGTGCGACTTCCTTTCGATTTGGCTGGGCGTCCTCCAGGGAGGGCCTCTTCCTGGTTACGTATGGCGCAACCGTATGCCGGAAATAGTTATGGTATGCATTTCCCGCTGCATAAAGGAACGGAAGTCTTCATTGGATTTGAAAATGCCGATCCGGATCGGCCGTATATTTCTGGGGCCGTCCATAACGGGGAAACACAGAATTTCATCAAAGATAGCAATTCTCGATTAAGTGGAATCAAGAGTTCAGCTAATAATCAGTTGATGTTCAATGAGACAAAAGGACAAGAGTGTGCGACGCTTTGGTCGCCCTACCATAATAGTGGTTTTGCCGTGGGCTCGGTGAAAGAAGGTGGTGGCGGGAGTTTATTGCAATGGACAACCGGGGATAATGACTGTTGGGTGCTTGGCAGTAGTGTTGAAGGAGTCGTGGGGTCCTATACACAAGCTGTTGCTGGCGCTACAAACTATATTTATGCCGGATCGACGAGCAATATTATCGGTCCCTTTACGGTGAATTTGAACTTCGGTCAGGGGTTTACCTATACGAAGGGATCCTTTGTCGAGTTCGGTGATTCGACGCTTGATATGAGCTCAACGATTACTCACTCTGCACCAACATCGGTGACGATATCCGCTGGAGTCCCTGTTGAAGCAGAGGGAATATTGCAATCGGCAAAGAAAGCTATGTATCTCATGGCAACTGCTGTTGCGTTTGCTTCCGTTGGAAGTATTGCTGCGACCGAATGTTTTTCGACGAACGGCGCATGGAGTCAGGATGGGCCAGCTTCTTTTCTTGGAGGGGTTGCGGGGGGGACGTCAATGTATCTTGGCGCTGGTCTCGCTGTGGAAGCTGCGAATATTACAAATAAAATTTGCAAGGATTTCAATAAGGCCATGTCACAGACACAGGCAGGTTCTGTTGTCGTCAATTCGTCCGGGGTAACGGCGACCGCACGGAATGTTCCCCCAAGTATGGATAGAAAAATAACGCTTGAAGTGGGAACCGCCAGTATCGAATCCGTTGTATCGCCGAAGTCCTCGGTGGTTATGAATAGCACCGGGGTCAATATTAGTACGTCAGCGGTTGCATCAATGGTCATCGATGGAGTTAATGTTGATCATCCGCTCCAAATTAAAGAGTTGACGGGAGATAACACCTTGTCCATGGGACCTACGGGTATCACACTGGATGCTGGAGACAGCGATTTGGGAATATCTTTTTCTATGAATGCTGTGGAAAGAAAAATCAGTGCGTCGGTTTCTGAAGGACCAAGCGCCACCTTCAATGAGGAGGCAATTAGTTTGGAATCCACGGACAAACAATCGTCAGTAAAAGTGTCCAATACCAGTCTCACACTCAAAAGTCCTTCCGTGTCGGTGGGGGGAGCAATTAAAGTCAACGAAGCCGGTTTCGTTACGATTGGGTAA